Below is a genomic region from Trichoderma asperellum chromosome 2, complete sequence.
TCGTGACAAGAAGTAAGGATGCAGAAGCGAGCTCTTCTGCCATTGCTTGGACTGACACCATGCGTTGTAGTTTCTGGTGATGTGCGTCCATGGAGGCATCATATGAAGTTCTTTCACTATTCCGTTGGGGGCAGTCACAATAATTGTCGGAATGCACGGCGGCTCTGGCTCTTGTGCTTGGTCAGGCATTTCGTCAATATCCATGGCTGTGTCGAGAGCAAGAGGCGGCGTGTTGAGTCTTCGGTGCATGACTGGCTTAAACATCTGGTCGAGGGCTTGGTACAGAAAGTTGATGCCATTTTGCGATATTATCAGCAGTGCCGTGGCCGAAAATTTGCAGAACTTCCGTTTCTTAAACCGGGTTTCTTTTGCGACCTTGCTGAGTTTGGTGAGGCCATTGAGGATCTTGGCGTGAGGAGACCCATTGCGAGTAGCTAGACCTGAAACTCGGTTCTTGATGCCGCTCCCAATTGCTCGGGGCGAGAGTCTGTGCATAAGATTCATCATGGTGACTATCTTGAGGTTGAGAAGTGCAAGATAATTCAATGTGTAAACACTGCGTTGATATTTGGCGTAAGTATCTTGAGCGCTGCTTTGATATATGGCGTAAGTGTCTTAAGTACTGCGTTGATAATGTGCGTAAGAATCCGGTGTGCTGTAGATTGAAGCGAATGGTGCAAGATACAAGATATCTCTATATGTGGGTGCGGGTTGCAGAGCAAAGGAAATTCTTGATCGAGTGGGCGGAAGCTGGAGAATTAATAGAAATTTGAACACAACAAAAACTCACTTTGAGCTGGGTTTGTTTACCATGGCCGCGTCACTTCTTGTTCAGATTTCAATATCGATCTCAATCCACACACTCTATTACTCCCCAGATGGCCTGTAAATGGGCCAGCTAGTAGAAGCGTTGACGACAAGTTCCTAATTTTATTTCTACTACGTGGGTATTCCCTTTGAAAGACGAAAACCTTCAAACTTGATGCACTCTAAAATCGACGATAATGAGGTAAAGTATAAACCATCCCACATATATCTATCCACAAAGTGGCTTTTCATGCTTTTGTTTCTCGAGTTTCGTTTCGTTCCGCATTTCGTTCCGTTTCGTTTCAAGGGGCAACCGCTGCCAAAAAGTCAATGGGCTTTTGTGGAAAAGCATATGAGctataaaaatctataacAATGATATCTTTGTTTACGCACATTCACTTCAGCAATAACGCCGAATTTACTCTAAGGAGATGGAACGTAGGGCATGTATTCAAGCCATCCGGGTCAATACGGGACATGGACAAATGGCGATCAAAtgattttaatttattacattattatttatttatttcacGCGTATGACCTGGCTCTACCAAACCCCGTTGGCCGTTTGCCTCCATTTTGCAATTGGGGGATGTTTGGCAGCTGAAACGGTTTCTTCTGAGGAATCTCAATTTCCGTATTGACCGCCCGCCACATCTCCCACATTGTCGCCCTCTTCGCTGGCAACATGCTGTACTGTAGACTATACAGATTTTTTCTGTTGATTGGAGGAACGAATTGCCCAGTTACCAAACAAAGCAACACCCGTGGTGACAAATAGTGCTTTCGTATACGTTGAGCCAGTTGAAAGTATTGGTGAAACATGGCCCGGAAAGGAAGGGGAATGCACTACAAAGATTAACTTCGGTTCTTGGCCAAATAAAAACCAAATGAATTAATGAGGAAAGCTTACCTTGAGGTAAATAATAGAGGTAGGGGGTTCATTAGAAATTTTATCATTAGCGTCGGAAAGTTTATAATCATGGGTATCTCGAAGTTCAAAACGAATGCCACCTAAGTCCAAGTTAGCCTTATTTTTAAACGGcatcaatgctgctgctgcatctgtgCTCACCTGGTAGTCTACTCGGGTCCTTCAATCTCAACATTAAGGCAAACAGGGGGAAGTGGTTCAAACATGATAGTAGCGTATCAAAGCCCGCCTTCATTGAGATAATGATCATTCTACCAATGGCGAAATTAAGATAGAAGACCATGACGGtaggcaaaagaaagaacaaaagggtGAAGAGAATTGTCCCGACAAGCAGCTGGTCGAGATCATAATCGCACGAATCGATACGATTGCGGAGAACATTGTGTTTTTTACCTCGAAATAAGTGAAACAGAGACCGCAGGATGGTGAGCTGCCAGTGATATATGCGTGCAGATGCGAGATAGAATGAGTAAATGTGCATAGTAAGAACCGACAAAAGATCAGAGAACATTGAAATTGGCATACTCGCTCCGGCAAAGGATGAGAATCCCACGAACCAAATAATATGCGGCAGGGCGGGGCTCAATGTCTCGATGCAGCCTGCAATGCGAGGTTATGTGTCAGCTTGCAGAAATTTCACAGTGGTTAAGGGGCTGCAACTTACTTGACCAATAGTCGATAACCCAGAGAAACAAATCGCCTAGAAAGGCAGCCAGTTCACCATTGAGCTTTAGACCCGCAGGCCAGTCCATCAGCCACGATATGCCACTTTGAAGAGCTTCCACGGTATAGACGCGAAGGAGATCTCGTATTTGGTCTGCAACCCACTCCTTGTGCTCAATGATGTACGAGCCCACTGCCATGCCAATAATCACATCGTTGGCAACAAGCCATAGACTGTTGTAGAAACGAATGTAATCCGGATGACTGGTGGTAACGCTAGCCCAGTTGGCCTTGCGCTGGCGGAGAGTGACGTATTGCATTGGCCAGTAGCAAAACTGCTGGAGGCGAATCTCAATCTGCTGGGCTGTTGCTGATATATCCTTGAGGGCAGCATAACCAGGCTTGGCCCGAAATTCCAGGATGATGAGTAAAATCTCAGCCAACACTCGGTGGAAGAAAAGCACCAGAATGAAGGCCTGCTGCACAATCGGGAAGAGGTATACAGAAAGCAAAGTCCACAACTGCACGAGCACATAGTTCCGCATTGTCGTGGCAGACTCTACTACTCTCTCGGAGACACTCAGACCACGTTTTGGCCTTGGGCCAAGCCGCCCTACGTTATGCTGTAGGacctgctccagctcccaaGACCAATTTACCTGGTTGACGATTTTGGGCAGCGCCTTATCTCTGGCGGAGGGTACTCGCTTTATTATACTGTGCTGTTTGAGCTTCTCCATTAGTTTGCGCCGATTTTCTTTGTTCGCAGCTGCGTGCTTCGCCTCTTCGCTATCATCTTCGCCACTCGTTACATCGTCGGGGAACGACCCTTTGTCTCCTAGAGCTAACGCAATCGGGTTCAAGGATATGTACTGCATACCCTTGGGGTGAGGCCTATCATATAAGATAAGCTGGACGCTAGAGGCCTTGGCACAGGCAATCCTGGGATATTGGCTATGGATGCTTGTCTTGGCGCATACCCACGAAGGGTCAACCTCAGTTTGGCTTGCTATGTTAGCAACTCCTAGGACATGCATCGACGAATGCCCACAGAGGTCATATATCCGGCTCGGGGAGTGGGGGCCACTCCGGAAGAAGGTGCCGGACTTGAGATGGAACTCGACATTATGCGCCTATACATCAAGCTGATTAGCGATCAGACtcaagggaaaagaaggacgccttggcaaagaaaaaagctaacATCAACATCTTCAAGGATAGTGACGACGAAAACATCGAGCGTCGAGTTCCTCCAACCGACGACAACGCCAGCGCGATCGGATCTGCGAATGTCCGTCGGCCAAAACACTCTCATTAACCCGTCATGCTCTACCATGACAAAGGATCGCTATCGGCAAGGCAGAACACAGCACTCAGAAGGAGCCTCGTCGTCTGAGCTGTTCTCGTGCAGAGATGCCCGTTCCGTGTTGGCGTGGGTGCTATCATAGTGATTAGCCTCGGCACCAGACTAAAAGAATATATGCCTTCTCTCGCAATGTTGATATATAAAACGTACAAGCCTCGTCTCTCCCCTCGCTAGCAGAGCCACTGGCACAAAGATAGTGATGAAGATAATAGTCAGGACCACCAGGCCGCGGGCTGCACGCAACTAGattcaaagaaagaaagatgacACGTCAGACATGCCCAGACTGTATGGCGCACGCCGTTGCGACTTACAACAACTCCGTATTCGGCGGCAAATAAGACCAGCTCATAGAGGCGTGTAACCAGGTCCCAGCGCGCGGTGATGTAGCCAGCGACGAAGATGCCGAGGGTCACGGTCGAGAAGGGGTGCATAGAGCGTTACTGCTGCCGGTAGGACATGCCGCTGGCCA
It encodes:
- a CDS encoding uncharacterized protein (TransMembrane:8 (i250-272o345-364i376-394o406-423i435-455o475-491i512-536o548-567i)) yields the protein MVEHDGLMRVFWPTDIRRSDRAGVVVGWRNSTLDVFVVTILEDVDAHNVEFHLKSGTFFRSGPHSPSRIYDLCGHSSMHVLGVANIASQTEVDPSWVCAKTSIHSQYPRIACAKASSVQLILYDRPHPKGMQYISLNPIALALGDKGSFPDDVTSGEDDSEEAKHAAANKENRRKLMEKLKQHSIIKRVPSARDKALPKIVNQVNWSWELEQVLQHNVGRLGPRPKRGLSVSERVVESATTMRNYVLVQLWTLLSVYLFPIVQQAFILVLFFHRVLAEILLIILEFRAKPGYAALKDISATAQQIEIRLQQFCYWPMQYVTLRQRKANWASVTTSHPDYIRFYNSLWLVANDVIIGMAVGSYIIEHKEWVADQIRDLLRVYTVEALQSGISWLMDWPAGLKLNGELAAFLGDLFLWVIDYWSSCIETLSPALPHIIWFVGFSSFAGASMPISMFSDLLSVLTMHIYSFYLASARIYHWQLTILRSLFHLFRGKKHNVLRNRIDSCDYDLDQLLVGTILFTLLFFLLPTVMVFYLNFAIGRMIIISMKAGFDTLLSCLNHFPLFALMLRLKDPSRLPGGIRFELRDTHDYKLSDANDKISNEPPTSIIYLKCIPLPFRAMFHQYFQLAQRIRKHYLSPRVLLCLVTGQFVPPINRKNLYSLQYSMLPAKRATMWEMWRAVNTEIEIPQKKPFQLPNIPQLQNGGKRPTGFGRARSYA
- a CDS encoding uncharacterized protein (TransMembrane:1 (n4-14c19/20o43-65i)) yields the protein MHPFSTVTLGIFVAGYITARWDLVTRLYELVLFAAEYGVVLRAARGLVVLTIIFITIFVPVALLARGETRLHPRQHGTGISAREQLRRRGSF